A single region of the Brassica rapa cultivar Chiifu-401-42 chromosome A03, CAAS_Brap_v3.01, whole genome shotgun sequence genome encodes:
- the LOC103859889 gene encoding uncharacterized protein LOC103859889 has protein sequence MEALSTSAYISNLPVTKPVFKSSLASSQSSCWLCSSPAKRIPKLRTRDGSSHGLRIQALLHNETPSEGGDNLGKSSEFNFFPGDIFSLSQEKLESVIDVETSLAHPQGAGGNRAGLFRTPISGGVQNATSAHALPRPALAVRNLLEQARFAHLCTMMSKMHHRREGYPFGSLVDFAPDRLGHPIFLLSPLAIHTRNLLAEPRCSLVVQMPGWSCLSNARVTLFGDVYPLSDDEQEWAHKQYIAKHQHGTSEQCGNFRYFRMHNISDIYFIGGFGTVAWVDVKEYEALQPDKIAVDGGEQNLKELNAIFSKPLRELLSSETEVDDAALISIDSKGIDVRVRQGAQFNIQRLPFEEGHGVETLEEAKAALWKVIEKVKLNYLPK, from the exons ATGGAAGCTCTCTCTACTTCAGCATACATCTCCAATTTGCCCGTGACCAAGCCTGTCTTCAAATCTTCGCTAGCTTCATCTCAGTCTTCGTGTTGGTTGTGTAGTTCGCCAGCCAAGCGAATCCCCAAGCTGAGAACCAGGGATGGGTCAAGTCACGGGCTCCGGATACAAGCTCTCTTACACAACGAGACACCAAGTGAAGGTGGAGATAATCTTGGCAAGAGTAGTGAATTCAACTTCTTTCCTGGGGATATCTTCTCTTTGTCACAG GAAAAGCTTGAGAGTGTAATCGATGTGGAGACATCTCTTGCACATCCTCAGGGTGCTGGGGGAAACCGAGCTGGACTTTTTAGAACTCCCATATCTGGCGGAGTTCAGAATGCTACATCAGCTCATGCGTTACCTCGTCCTGCTTTAGCTGTTCGGAACTTGCTGGAGCAG GCGAGGTTTGCTCATCTATGCACAATGATGTCTAAAATGCACCACCGTAGAGAAGGGTACCCCTTTGGCTCTTTGGTTGATTTTGCACCTGATCGGTTGGGGC ATCCAATATTCTTACTTTCACCGTTGGCCATCCACACACGAAACCTCTTGGCTGAACCTAGATGTAGTCTCGTTGTTCAG ATGCCTGGATGGAGTTGCTTGTCTAATGCAAGAGTGACATTATTCGGTGATGTGTACCCACTGTCCGATGATGAACAG GAGTGGGCTCATAAGCAATACATTGCAAAGCACCAGCACGGAACTTCCGAGCAGTGTGGAAACTTTCGCTATTTTAGAATGCACAACATAAG TGATATTTATTTCATTGGAGGCTTTGGAACGGTCGCATGGGTTGATGTCAAAGAGTATGAGGCCTTACAGCCAGACAAGATCGCTGTTGATGGTGGTGAGCAAAACCTCAAG GAACTAAATGCCATCTTCTCAAAGCCGCTTAGAGAGTTACTGTCATCTGAAACAGAGGTAGACGACGCTGCCCTCATTTCTATAGATAGCAAAGGGATAGATGTACGGGTTCGTCAAGGTgctcag TTCAACATACAAAGGCTACCATTTGAGGAAGGTCATGGTGTTGAAACGCTGGAAGAAGCTAAAGCTGCACTATGGAAAGTGATAGAGAAGGTCAAACTTAACTATTTGCCG